In Paenibacillus larvae subsp. larvae, the following proteins share a genomic window:
- the rplW gene encoding 50S ribosomal protein L23: MKNPRDIIKRPVITERTADMMADKKYVFEVDIRANKVEIKQAIEQIFKVKVTKVNTLRMPAKPKRYGRYNGYTSEWKKAFVTLSEDSKELEFFESV, translated from the coding sequence ATGAAAAACCCACGCGATATAATCAAGCGTCCGGTTATCACTGAACGTACTGCTGACATGATGGCAGATAAGAAATACGTATTTGAAGTAGATATCCGTGCTAACAAAGTGGAAATTAAGCAAGCCATCGAACAAATTTTTAAAGTGAAAGTTACTAAAGTAAACACTTTGAGAATGCCAGCCAAGCCTAAACGATACGGCCGTTATAATGGATATACTTCCGAGTGGAAGAAAGCTTTTGTAACACTTAGTGAAGATAGCAAAGAGCTGGAATTCTTTGAATCGGTATAA
- the rpsG gene encoding 30S ribosomal protein S7 — protein sequence MPRKGPVPRRDVLPDPIYNSKLVTRLINRIMIDGKRGVAQTILYNAFNIVKDRTGKEPMEVFEQALKNIMPVLEVKARRVGGANYQVPIEVKPERRTTLGLRWLVNYSRLRGEKTMEERLANEIIDASNNTGSSVKKREDTHKMAEANKAFAHYRW from the coding sequence ATGCCTCGTAAAGGTCCAGTACCTCGTAGAGACGTTTTGCCAGATCCTATTTATAATAGTAAGCTGGTTACCCGTCTGATTAACCGTATCATGATCGACGGTAAAAGAGGAGTAGCCCAAACTATCCTATATAATGCTTTTAACATCGTGAAAGACCGCACTGGTAAGGAACCGATGGAAGTGTTTGAACAGGCTCTGAAAAACATCATGCCAGTACTTGAGGTTAAAGCTCGCCGTGTAGGTGGTGCCAACTACCAAGTGCCAATTGAAGTTAAGCCTGAGCGTCGTACCACTCTTGGTCTTCGCTGGTTAGTAAACTACTCTCGTCTCCGTGGTGAAAAAACTATGGAAGAGAGACTTGCAAACGAAATTATCGATGCAAGCAACAATACGGGTTCTTCTGTTAAAAAACGTGAAGATACTCATAAAATGGCTGAAGCAAACAAGGCGTTTGCTCACTACCGTTGGTAG
- the rpsJ gene encoding 30S ribosomal protein S10 yields the protein MAKQKIRIRLKAYDHRVIDQSAEKIVETAKRSGAGVSGPIPLPTEKQIITILRAVHKYKDSREQFEMRTHKRLIDIVNPTPQTVDALMRLDLPSGVDIEIKL from the coding sequence ATGGCAAAGCAAAAAATCCGTATTCGTTTGAAAGCATATGATCATAGAGTTATTGATCAATCTGCTGAGAAAATCGTGGAAACAGCAAAAAGATCCGGCGCAGGTGTGTCTGGTCCTATTCCGCTTCCGACTGAGAAGCAAATTATCACGATTCTTCGTGCGGTACACAAGTACAAGGATTCCAGAGAACAATTCGAAATGCGCACTCATAAGCGTCTGATCGATATTGTGAACCCTACACCACAAACTGTAGATGCTCTGATGCGCCTTGACTTGCCGTCCGGTGTAGACATCGAAATTAAACTGTAA
- the rplV gene encoding 50S ribosomal protein L22, with protein MQAKAAANHVRIAPRKVQLVIDLIRGKAVGEAIAILRHTPKAASPVVEKLLNSAIANAEHNHSLDPNKLVISEIYVNQGPTMKRFRPRAMGCASRINKRTSHITLVVSEK; from the coding sequence ATGCAAGCAAAAGCTGCTGCTAATCATGTTCGGATTGCTCCTCGTAAAGTGCAATTGGTTATTGACTTGATCCGGGGCAAGGCAGTGGGTGAGGCGATTGCGATTCTTCGTCACACTCCTAAAGCGGCATCTCCAGTCGTGGAGAAATTGCTTAACTCTGCTATTGCTAATGCAGAGCATAATCATTCGTTAGATCCTAACAAACTGGTGATCAGCGAAATTTATGTGAACCAAGGACCAACTATGAAACGCTTCCGTCCTCGCGCAATGGGATGTGCAAGCCGTATTAATAAACGTACCAGTCATATTACATTGGTTGTATCTGAGAAATAA
- the rpsS gene encoding 30S ribosomal protein S19, which produces MGRSLKKGPFVDGHLMKKIEEMNEANKKVVIKTWSRRSTIFPQFVGHTVAVYDGRKHVPVYVTEDMVGHKLGEFAPTRTYKGHVDDKKTKR; this is translated from the coding sequence ATGGGACGCAGCCTGAAGAAAGGGCCATTTGTTGATGGTCATCTAATGAAAAAAATTGAAGAAATGAACGAAGCGAACAAAAAGGTTGTTATTAAGACCTGGTCTCGCCGTTCTACGATCTTCCCGCAATTCGTAGGACATACGGTTGCTGTATATGATGGAAGAAAACATGTTCCTGTGTATGTGACAGAGGATATGGTTGGGCACAAGCTCGGTGAATTTGCGCCTACTCGTACTTACAAAGGACACGTTGACGATAAGAAAACGAAACGCTAA
- the rplB gene encoding 50S ribosomal protein L2: MPIKKYKPTSPARRAMSVSTFEEITTSTPEKSLLAPLSKTAGRNNQGKITVRHHGGGHKRKYRIIDFKRNKDGIPGRVATIEYDPNRSANIALIHYLDGEKRYIIAPNGLKVGDMIQSGTDADIKVGNCLPLEKIPVGSVIHNIELKPGKGGQLVRAAGTEAQLLGKEDKYVTIRLSSGEVRKVLKVCRATIGSVGNKDHELIKIGKAGRNRWLGKRPEVRGVVMNPNDHPHGGGEGRAPIGRKSPMSPWGKPTLGYKTRKKGKASDKYIVRGRTK; this comes from the coding sequence GTGCCAATTAAAAAGTATAAACCAACATCCCCGGCTCGACGTGCAATGTCGGTTTCTACATTCGAGGAAATCACCACGTCTACTCCGGAGAAATCCTTGCTAGCTCCGCTTAGCAAAACGGCTGGACGTAACAACCAAGGTAAAATTACAGTTCGTCACCATGGTGGTGGACATAAGCGTAAATACCGGATTATTGACTTCAAACGGAACAAAGATGGAATACCAGGACGCGTTGCTACAATTGAGTACGATCCTAACCGTTCCGCTAACATTGCTCTGATTCACTACTTGGATGGTGAGAAGAGATACATCATCGCTCCGAACGGCTTGAAAGTCGGAGATATGATCCAATCCGGTACAGATGCGGATATCAAAGTAGGTAACTGCCTTCCTCTGGAAAAAATTCCGGTCGGTTCGGTTATCCACAACATTGAACTGAAACCTGGTAAAGGTGGGCAACTGGTACGCGCAGCCGGTACCGAAGCTCAGCTTCTTGGTAAAGAAGACAAATATGTAACTATTCGTCTTTCCTCCGGTGAAGTTCGTAAAGTGCTGAAAGTTTGCCGCGCCACGATCGGATCTGTGGGCAACAAAGACCATGAGCTTATTAAGATTGGTAAAGCTGGACGTAACCGCTGGTTAGGTAAGAGACCAGAAGTTCGCGGGGTTGTTATGAACCCTAACGATCACCCTCACGGTGGTGGTGAAGGTCGTGCTCCGATCGGTCGTAAGTCTCCAATGTCTCCATGGGGTAAACCGACTCTTGGTTATAAAACTCGTAAAAAAGGCAAAGCTTCTGACAAGTACATTGTACGTGGTCGCACGAAGTAA
- a CDS encoding ribosomal L7Ae/L30e/S12e/Gadd45 family protein: protein MSYDKVKQATNISIGTKQATKLIELGKADEVFVAGDADPRMTMKMVNLCKKMGVKVTYVDSMKQLGKACGIEVGAAVAAIAKE, encoded by the coding sequence GTGTCTTATGATAAAGTGAAACAGGCGACGAATATTAGCATTGGCACCAAACAAGCAACAAAACTTATTGAGCTTGGTAAAGCCGATGAAGTATTTGTTGCCGGGGATGCAGATCCTCGAATGACAATGAAGATGGTTAACCTCTGCAAGAAAATGGGCGTTAAGGTTACCTATGTAGACTCCATGAAGCAGCTTGGTAAAGCTTGCGGTATTGAGGTCGGTGCTGCAGTTGCAGCAATAGCCAAAGAGTAG
- the rplC gene encoding 50S ribosomal protein L3 has translation MTKGILGKKLGMTQVFTPEGLVVPVTVIQAGPCVVLQKKDSENDGYEAIQVGFEDKKEKRANKPEIGHAKKANTTPKRYVQEFRGVQLSDYEVGQELKADLFAEGEFVDVTGTSKGKGFQGVIKRHNQSRGPMSHGSRYHRGPGSMGSIAANRVFKGKNLPGHMGHETVTLQNLQVIKVDAERNVILVKGSIPGPKNSYVKVQSAVKK, from the coding sequence ATGACTAAAGGTATCTTAGGTAAAAAACTTGGGATGACTCAAGTATTTACTCCGGAAGGTCTGGTAGTACCGGTTACTGTCATTCAAGCCGGTCCTTGCGTGGTTCTTCAAAAGAAAGATTCCGAGAACGACGGTTATGAAGCCATCCAAGTTGGTTTTGAAGATAAAAAAGAAAAAAGAGCTAACAAGCCTGAAATTGGCCATGCCAAGAAAGCTAATACAACGCCTAAGCGCTACGTGCAAGAATTCCGTGGAGTTCAGTTATCAGATTATGAAGTTGGCCAGGAGCTGAAAGCTGATCTGTTTGCTGAGGGAGAATTCGTTGACGTAACCGGTACATCCAAAGGTAAAGGATTCCAAGGTGTAATTAAAAGACATAACCAGTCAAGAGGACCTATGTCTCACGGTTCCCGTTACCATCGCGGTCCTGGTTCCATGGGTTCCATTGCAGCCAACCGTGTATTTAAGGGTAAGAACCTCCCAGGACATATGGGACATGAAACGGTGACTTTACAAAATCTTCAAGTAATTAAAGTGGATGCAGAACGTAATGTGATTTTGGTAAAAGGATCTATCCCTGGACCGAAAAACAGCTATGTTAAAGTGCAATCCGCAGTTAAAAAGTAA
- the fusA gene encoding elongation factor G: MKREFSLKDTRNIGIMAHIDAGKTTTTERILFYTGRTHKIGEVHEGAATMDWMEQEQERGITITSAATTAQWKNHRINIIDTPGHVDFTVEVERSLRVLDGAVGVFSAKEGVEPQSETVWRQADKYGVPRIAYVNKMDIIGADYLAVVESMHEKLGANAVAIQLPIGAENDFRGIIDLIEQKAYMYKDDLGKEMEIIDVPAEFADKVEELRMELIEKVAELDEDLTMKYLEGEEITVDELKKALRKGVCEVKIFPVVCGSSYRNKGVQLMLDAVIDYLPSPVDVPDIKGQLEDGTETVRKSSDDEPFAALAFKIMTDPYVGKLTFFRVYSGILQSGSYVLNATKGKRERIGRILQMHANSRQEISEVFSGDIAAAVGLKDTGTGDTLCDEKNPVILESMNFPDPVIDIAVEPKTKADQDKLGVALAKLTEEDPTLRAKTNEETGQTILSGMGELHLDIIVDRLRREFKVDTNVGKPQVAYRETFRASAKVEGKFVRQSGGRGQYGHCWVEFEPLEPGTGFQFESKIVGGAIPREYIAPIQAGIEESMQNGVLAGYPVVDIKATVVDGSYHDVDSSEMAFKIAGSMALKAAKDKCQPVILEPMMKVEVTVPEEYMGDVMGDLNSRRGRIEGMDNRAGAQIIRAKVPLSEMFGYSTTLRSRTQGRGVFSMELSHYEEVPKSIADEIISKNKGA, translated from the coding sequence ATGAAAAGAGAGTTCTCCTTAAAAGATACACGTAATATTGGTATCATGGCGCATATTGATGCCGGTAAAACTACTACCACGGAGCGTATTTTGTTCTACACAGGCCGTACTCATAAAATCGGTGAGGTACATGAAGGTGCTGCAACGATGGACTGGATGGAGCAAGAACAGGAGCGCGGGATTACCATTACTTCCGCTGCTACTACCGCTCAATGGAAGAATCACCGGATCAATATCATTGATACCCCGGGTCACGTTGACTTCACGGTTGAAGTTGAACGTTCCCTTCGTGTACTAGACGGAGCGGTTGGCGTATTTAGCGCTAAAGAAGGGGTAGAACCTCAGTCCGAAACCGTTTGGAGACAAGCTGACAAATATGGTGTTCCTCGTATTGCTTACGTGAATAAGATGGACATCATTGGTGCGGATTACCTAGCTGTTGTTGAATCCATGCATGAGAAGCTTGGTGCCAACGCAGTTGCGATTCAACTTCCGATTGGTGCAGAAAATGATTTCAGAGGCATCATCGATTTGATTGAACAAAAAGCATACATGTATAAAGATGACCTTGGTAAAGAGATGGAAATTATCGATGTTCCTGCTGAGTTTGCTGACAAGGTTGAAGAACTCCGCATGGAACTTATTGAGAAGGTCGCTGAACTGGATGAAGATCTGACCATGAAATACCTGGAAGGTGAAGAAATCACTGTGGATGAGCTGAAAAAAGCTCTTCGTAAAGGTGTTTGTGAAGTTAAAATCTTCCCTGTAGTTTGCGGATCTTCCTACCGTAACAAAGGGGTTCAGCTGATGCTGGACGCAGTTATTGATTACCTGCCTTCCCCGGTAGACGTTCCGGACATTAAAGGTCAACTTGAAGATGGTACTGAAACTGTTCGCAAATCTTCCGATGATGAACCGTTTGCCGCACTGGCATTCAAAATTATGACGGACCCTTATGTCGGTAAACTGACATTCTTCCGTGTATACTCCGGAATTCTTCAATCAGGTTCTTATGTTTTGAATGCAACAAAAGGCAAACGTGAACGTATTGGTCGTATCCTTCAAATGCATGCGAACAGCCGTCAAGAAATCAGTGAAGTATTCTCCGGAGATATCGCGGCAGCTGTTGGTTTGAAAGATACAGGTACAGGTGATACCCTTTGTGATGAGAAAAATCCGGTTATCCTGGAATCCATGAACTTCCCTGATCCCGTTATTGACATTGCGGTAGAGCCTAAAACTAAGGCAGACCAAGATAAATTAGGTGTTGCTCTGGCCAAACTGACAGAAGAAGACCCTACTCTTCGTGCTAAGACTAATGAAGAAACAGGCCAAACCATTCTTTCAGGTATGGGTGAGCTTCATCTTGACATCATTGTGGACCGTTTACGCCGTGAATTCAAAGTAGATACCAATGTTGGTAAACCGCAGGTTGCTTATCGTGAAACTTTCCGTGCTTCTGCTAAGGTAGAAGGTAAATTCGTTCGCCAATCCGGTGGTCGCGGACAATACGGCCATTGTTGGGTTGAGTTCGAACCGCTTGAACCGGGAACAGGTTTCCAATTTGAAAGCAAAATTGTGGGTGGAGCTATTCCTCGCGAATATATCGCTCCAATTCAAGCCGGTATCGAAGAGTCCATGCAAAACGGTGTACTCGCTGGTTACCCAGTTGTAGATATCAAAGCTACAGTTGTTGATGGTTCCTACCACGATGTCGACTCCTCTGAAATGGCGTTCAAAATCGCTGGTTCCATGGCGCTGAAAGCTGCAAAAGACAAATGTCAACCAGTTATTCTTGAGCCTATGATGAAAGTGGAAGTTACCGTTCCTGAAGAGTATATGGGAGACGTTATGGGTGACCTTAACTCCCGTCGTGGACGTATTGAAGGCATGGATAACCGTGCGGGTGCACAAATCATTCGTGCGAAAGTACCTCTTTCCGAAATGTTCGGATACTCCACAACGCTGCGTTCCAGAACACAAGGCCGCGGTGTTTTCTCCATGGAGCTTTCTCATTATGAAGAAGTGCCTAAGTCCATTGCAGATGAAATCATCTCAAAGAACAAAGGCGCATAA
- the rpsL gene encoding 30S ribosomal protein S12, with amino-acid sequence MPTINQLVRKGRQAKVVKSKSPALQRGYNALKREATDISAPQKRGVCTRVGTMTPKKPNSALRKYARVRLTNRVEVTAYIPGIGHNLQEHSVVLIRGGRVKDLPGVRYHIVRGALDTSGVNNRMQARSKYGTKKPKEKK; translated from the coding sequence ATGCCAACAATTAATCAGTTAGTCCGTAAAGGACGCCAAGCGAAGGTGGTTAAATCCAAATCCCCAGCTCTTCAAAGAGGATACAATGCTCTGAAAAGAGAGGCTACGGATATCAGCGCTCCGCAAAAACGTGGTGTATGTACTCGTGTGGGTACCATGACTCCTAAGAAGCCAAACTCCGCGCTCCGTAAATATGCTCGTGTACGCTTGACTAACCGTGTTGAGGTAACAGCATACATTCCGGGTATCGGTCACAACCTGCAAGAACACAGTGTTGTATTGATTCGTGGAGGTAGGGTAAAAGACCTTCCGGGGGTACGTTACCATATCGTTCGTGGTGCACTGGATACTTCCGGAGTGAACAACCGTATGCAGGCCCGTTCCAAATACGGTACCAAGAAACCTAAAGAAAAGAAATAA
- the rplD gene encoding 50S ribosomal protein L4, which produces MPKVALYNVQGTQVGEVELSDAVFGIEPHVHVLHEAVVMQQASLRQGTHKTKGRSEVRGGGRKPWKQKGTGRARQGSIRAPQWKGGGTVFGPTPRSYAYKLPKKVRRLAIKSALSSKVIDNEIVVLDDLAMAQPKTKEFAAILTNLKVERKALVVASEHDENVARSARNIPGVKFLAADGINVLDVLGYDKLIITKDAVQKVEEVLAQ; this is translated from the coding sequence ATGCCAAAAGTAGCTTTATATAACGTACAAGGTACTCAGGTAGGTGAAGTAGAACTATCTGATGCAGTATTCGGAATTGAGCCTCATGTACACGTGTTGCATGAAGCCGTAGTTATGCAACAAGCATCCCTTCGTCAAGGTACACACAAAACCAAGGGCCGCTCTGAAGTTCGCGGTGGCGGACGCAAGCCGTGGAAACAAAAGGGAACGGGACGTGCTCGCCAAGGTAGTATTCGTGCGCCTCAATGGAAAGGTGGCGGTACTGTTTTCGGACCTACGCCTCGCAGCTATGCTTACAAACTGCCTAAGAAGGTTCGCCGCTTGGCAATCAAATCGGCTTTATCTTCTAAAGTGATTGATAATGAGATCGTAGTTCTGGATGATCTGGCTATGGCTCAACCAAAAACAAAAGAATTTGCAGCAATTCTGACCAACCTCAAGGTTGAACGTAAAGCGCTGGTTGTAGCTTCTGAGCATGATGAGAACGTAGCTCGCTCTGCCCGTAACATTCCAGGCGTGAAGTTTCTTGCTGCTGATGGAATCAACGTATTGGACGTATTGGGATATGACAAATTGATCATTACGAAAGATGCGGTTCAGAAGGTAGAGGAGGTGCTTGCACAATGA
- the tuf gene encoding elongation factor Tu has product MAKAKFERNKPHVNIGTIGHVDHGKTTLTAAITTVLSKTYGGAAIAFDQIDKAPEERERGITISTSHVEYETDKRHYAHVDCPGHADYVKNMITGAAQMDGAILVVSAADGPMPQTREHILLSRQVGVPYIVVFMNKCDMVEDEELLELVEMEIRDLLSEYEFPGDDTPIIRGSAREALMNPDGEWAKKVIELFEQIDEYIPTPERDTDKPFLMPVEDVFSITGRGTVATGRVERGVVKVSDEVEIVGLVEETKKTVVTGVEMFRKLLDSAQAGDNIGALLRGVDRKEIERGQVLAKPGSVNPHTQFTAQVYVLTSEEGGRHKPFFPGYRPQFYFRTTDVTGVIQLPEGTDMVMPGDNITVTVELIAPIAIEEGTRFAIREGGRTVGAGAVASIIK; this is encoded by the coding sequence ATGGCAAAGGCTAAATTTGAACGTAATAAACCGCATGTTAACATCGGTACAATTGGTCACGTTGACCATGGTAAAACAACTCTGACTGCTGCTATTACTACTGTGCTTTCCAAAACTTATGGCGGTGCTGCAATTGCATTCGACCAAATCGACAAAGCACCAGAAGAGCGCGAGCGTGGTATCACCATTTCCACATCTCACGTAGAATATGAAACTGACAAACGCCACTATGCACACGTTGACTGCCCAGGCCATGCTGACTATGTTAAAAACATGATCACTGGTGCTGCGCAAATGGACGGAGCGATCCTGGTAGTTTCCGCTGCCGACGGTCCTATGCCACAAACTCGTGAGCACATCCTTTTGTCCCGTCAGGTAGGCGTACCTTACATCGTAGTATTCATGAACAAGTGCGATATGGTTGAAGACGAAGAACTTCTTGAACTGGTTGAAATGGAAATTCGCGATCTTCTTTCCGAGTATGAATTCCCTGGTGATGACACTCCAATTATCCGTGGATCTGCTCGTGAAGCACTGATGAACCCTGATGGAGAATGGGCTAAGAAAGTCATTGAACTGTTCGAACAAATCGATGAGTATATCCCAACTCCAGAACGCGATACTGACAAACCTTTCTTGATGCCAGTTGAGGACGTATTCTCCATCACTGGTCGTGGTACTGTTGCTACTGGCCGTGTTGAGCGTGGTGTAGTTAAAGTATCTGACGAGGTTGAAATCGTTGGTCTTGTTGAAGAAACTAAGAAAACCGTTGTAACTGGTGTGGAAATGTTCCGTAAGCTTCTTGATTCCGCTCAAGCTGGTGATAACATCGGTGCCCTTCTTCGTGGTGTAGACCGCAAAGAAATCGAGCGTGGACAAGTATTGGCCAAACCGGGTTCTGTTAACCCACATACTCAATTTACTGCTCAAGTATACGTACTGACTAGCGAAGAGGGTGGCCGTCATAAGCCTTTCTTCCCTGGATACCGTCCTCAGTTCTACTTCCGTACTACGGACGTAACGGGTGTAATCCAGCTTCCGGAAGGTACTGACATGGTTATGCCTGGTGATAACATCACCGTTACTGTTGAACTGATCGCGCCAATCGCTATCGAAGAAGGAACTCGCTTCGCGATTCGTGAAGGCGGACGTACAGTAGGTGCCGGTGCAGTAGCATCCATCATTAAGTAA